The following proteins are encoded in a genomic region of Thermococcus henrietii:
- a CDS encoding MFS transporter, with protein MDYVGRFYLSSLLHLTFYSGFYLIYLRSLGLTDGQIGLLIGLSLVLVALLEVPTGVVADKISKKASVLLSKLLLVPGTLLLYLAHSFTGVLIATLFNSLALAFLTGAETGWLYELLSRDGRESEYPMIYGRLRSFEMAGGFVEAVSGGFIAHSFDMRFAVLLSVPFALLSALILATVPADTARSGASYGRHLLESLRFVRNSPEILRLFVYANLIGLPLTAFTSFMQLYFYAVIASVIIVSWISAGYTLIGGISWYVDFGEKLRTVIYKWSPVLIPSLTLLAGVNGCLGFPTLVFGSLFFAQAFKEWQGRFQRTIPDEKRATIGSFYSLFTATLSGGLNALAGWLYGRVGIMKGLVLLSIVFLLLGAGTALKKDI; from the coding sequence ATGGACTACGTGGGGCGGTTCTACCTCTCAAGCCTCCTTCACCTGACGTTCTACTCGGGCTTCTACCTAATCTACCTCCGGAGCCTCGGCCTCACCGACGGGCAGATTGGCCTCCTCATCGGCCTCTCGCTCGTTCTCGTGGCCCTGCTTGAGGTTCCAACTGGAGTGGTCGCAGATAAAATCTCGAAGAAGGCGAGCGTCCTTCTCTCTAAACTCCTGCTGGTTCCCGGGACGCTCCTCCTCTACCTAGCGCACTCCTTTACAGGCGTTCTCATCGCAACCCTCTTTAATTCACTCGCGCTGGCCTTCCTAACCGGTGCGGAAACCGGCTGGCTCTACGAACTCCTTTCCAGAGACGGAAGGGAAAGCGAGTATCCAATGATTTACGGAAGGTTGAGGTCGTTTGAGATGGCCGGAGGCTTCGTCGAAGCCGTTAGCGGAGGCTTCATTGCTCACTCCTTCGACATGCGTTTCGCGGTTCTCCTGAGCGTCCCCTTCGCGCTCCTCTCGGCGCTAATCCTCGCCACGGTTCCAGCAGACACCGCGAGAAGTGGAGCTTCCTACGGTAGGCACCTGCTCGAAAGCCTCCGCTTCGTTAGAAACTCCCCGGAAATTCTCAGGCTTTTCGTCTACGCGAACCTCATCGGGCTTCCCCTAACGGCTTTCACGTCCTTCATGCAGCTCTACTTTTACGCCGTCATCGCTTCCGTTATAATAGTCTCGTGGATTTCCGCCGGCTACACTTTGATAGGCGGAATCTCGTGGTACGTTGACTTTGGTGAAAAGCTCAGGACCGTCATCTACAAGTGGTCTCCGGTTTTAATTCCCTCCCTAACCCTCCTCGCGGGGGTGAACGGCTGCCTCGGCTTCCCCACGCTGGTTTTTGGGAGCCTCTTCTTCGCCCAGGCGTTCAAGGAGTGGCAGGGCCGATTTCAGAGGACCATTCCCGACGAGAAGAGGGCAACAATCGGCTCGTTCTACTCGCTGTTCACGGCGACGCTGAGCGGAGGGTTAAACGCTTTGGCCGGCTGGCTCTACGGGCGCGTTGGGATAATGAAGGGTCTCGTTCTGCTGTCCATCGTTTTCCTCCTGCTCGGAGCAGGAACAGCCCTGAAAAAAGACATATAA